In Vulpes lagopus strain Blue_001 chromosome 1, ASM1834538v1, whole genome shotgun sequence, a genomic segment contains:
- the GPR6 gene encoding G-protein coupled receptor 6 produces the protein MNASASPLNESQVVAVTAEGAAAATAGARDGGDWGPPAAAAAALAGGGAANASLELSSQLPAGPPGLLLSAVNPWDVLLCVSGTVIAGENALVVALIASTPALRTPMFVLVGSLATADLLAGCGLILHFVFQYVVPSETVSLLTVGFLVASFAASVSSLLAITVDRYLSLYNALTYYSRRTLLGVHLLLAATWTVSLGLGLLPVLGWNCLAERATCSVVRPLTRSHVALLSAAFFAVFGVMLHLYVRICQVVWRHAHQIALQQHCLAPPHLAATRKGVGTLAVVLGTFGASWLPFAIYCVVGSREDPAVYTYATLLPATYNSMINPIIYAFRNQEIQRALWLLFCGCFQSKVPFRSRSPSEV, from the coding sequence ATGAACGCGAGCGCCTCCCCGCTCAACGAGTCCCAGGTGGTGGCGGTGACGGccgagggggcggcggcggccacgGCGGGGGCGCGGGACGGCGGCGACTGGGggcccccggcggcggcggcggcggcgctggcgggcggcggcgcggctaACGCGTCCCTGGAGCTGTCTTCCCAGCTGCCGGCCGGGCCGCCGGGGCTGCTGCTGTCGGCGGTGAACCCTTGGGACGTGCTGCTGTGCGTGTCGGGGACCGTGATCGCAGGCGAGAACGCGCTGGTGGTGGCGCTGATCGCGTCCACGCCGGCGCTGCGCACGCCCATGTTCGTGCTGGTGGGCAGCCTGGCCACCGCGGACCTGCTGGCGGGCTGCGGCCTCATCCTGCACTTCGTGTTCCAGTACGTGGTGCCCTCCGAGACCGTGAGCCTGCTCACCGTGGGCTTCCTCGTGGCCTCCTTCGCCGCCTCGGTCAGCAGCCTGCTGGCCATCACGGTGGACCGCTACCTGTCCCTCTACAACGCGCTCACCTACTACTCGCGCCGGACCCTGCTGGGCGTGCACCTGCTGCTCGCCGCCACCTGGACCGTGTCCCTGGGCCTCGGGCTGCTGCCCGTGCTGGGCTGGAACTGCCTGGCGGAGCGCGCCACCTGCAGCGTGGTGCGGCCGCTGACGCGCAGCCACGTGGCGCTGCTGTCGGCCGCCTTCTTCGCGGTCTTCGGCGTCATGCTGCACCTGTACGTGCGCATCTGCCAGGTGGTCTGGCGCCACGCGCACCAGATCGCGCTGCAGCAGCACTGCCTGGCGCCGCCGCACCTCGCGGCCACCAGAAAGGGGGTGGGGACCCTGGCCGTGGTGCTGGGCACGTTCGGCGCCAGCTGGCTGCCCTTCGCCATCTACTGCGTGGTGGGCAGCCGCGAGGACCCGGCAGTCTACACCTACGCCACCCTGCTGCCCGCCACCTACAACTCCATGATCAATCCTATCATCTATGCCTTCCGCAACCAGGAGATCCAGCGTGCCCTGTGGCTCCTGTTCTGTGGCTGTTTCCAGTCCAAAGTGCCCTTCCGTTCTCGGTCCCCCAGCGAGGTCTGA